A stretch of Hippoglossus hippoglossus isolate fHipHip1 chromosome 20, fHipHip1.pri, whole genome shotgun sequence DNA encodes these proteins:
- the pdss1 gene encoding decaprenyl-diphosphate synthase subunit 1 codes for MAGPWWSRCRSWSTNCTSAGVFETLRRVSGRSAALSASSPGRASWSSRPRSEAQPSSSTRTNLQIFNFTSSLNRHKPRLLCPTLQPCCCRTIHSDAKVKDPFTLAQKDLTSLYDDIKKELFVSKEELKFLCDYYFDGKGKAIRPMIVVLMARALNIHSNRAGDLLPGQRAIAMISEMIHTASLVHDDVIDGSHKRRGKGTIHEVWGERKAILAGDFILSAASLALARIGNITVVKVLSQVIEDLVRGEFMQLGSKENENERFKHYLEKTFKKTASLIANSCKAVSILVNPDPDVHEIAFQFGKNVGIAFQLVDDVLDFTSGASQLGKPSAADLKLGLATGPVLFACQQFPELHAMIMRRFSSDGDVDRAWKYVLQSDGVEQTNFLARHYGQEAIRHVRMLRPSPERDALIRLTEMVLTRDK; via the exons ATGGCGGGCCCCTGGTGGAGCCGCTGTCGGAGCTGGAGCACAAACTGTACGAGTGCGGGTGTGTTCGAGACCCTGCGGCGTGTGAGCGGCAGGTCTGCGGCTCTGTCCGCGTCCTCCCCGGGGCGGGCGTCCTGGAGCTCCAGGCCCCGCAGCGAG GCACAGCCGTCGTCATCCACACGGACGAACCTGCAAATATTCAACTTTACCTCATCTCTAAACAG acACAAGCCCCGGTTGCTGTGTCCCACGCTACAGCCGTGCTGCTGCAGGACGATACACAGCGACGCTAAGGTCAAGGACCCGTTCACGTTAGCCCAGAAAGACCTGACGAGTTTATACGATGATATCAAAAAG GAGCTGTTTGTGTCTAAAGAAGAGCTGAAGTTTCTCTGTGACTACTACTTTGATGGAAAAGGCAAAGCGATCCGACCGATGATTGTCGTCCTGATGGCGCGGGCTCTCAACATCCACAGCAACCGAGCAGG AGATCTGCTCCCGGGGCAGAGGGCCATCGCCATGATCTCCGAGATGATCCACACCGCCAGTCTGGTGCACGACGACGTCATAGACGGGTCACATAAGCGGCGTGGAAAGGGAACGATCCATGAAGTGTGGGGTGAAAGAAAG GCGATCTTGGCTGGAGATTTCATTCTCTCAGCCGCCTCCCTGGCGTTGGCTCGTATCGGTAACATCACTGTGGTTAAGGTTCTGTCGCAAGTCATAGAAGACCTGGTCAGAG GTGAGTTCATGCAGCTGGGCTCCAAAGAGAACGAGAACGAGCGATTCAAGCACTACCTCGAGAAAACCTTCAAGAAGACGGCGAGTCTCATTGCAAACAGTTGTAAAGCA GTTTCCATTCTGGTAAACCCTGATCCGGATGTTCATGAAATCGCCTTCCAGTTCGGGAAGAATGTCGGCATCGCATTCCAG CTCGTGGACGACGTGTTGGACTTCACATCAGGAGCCAGTCAGCTGGGGAAACCATCAGCTGCAGATCTCAAACTGGGTTTAGCCACTGGACCAGTTCTGTTCGCCTGTCAGCAG TTTCCTGAGCTTCATGCAATGATCATGAGACGGTTCAGCTCTGATGGAGATGTGGATCGAGCCTGGAAATACGTCCTTCAG AGTGATGGCGTGGAACAGACCAACTTCCTGGCCCGGCACTACGGTCAAGAAGCCATCCGACACGTCCGTATGCTCCGGCCGTCCCCGGAGAGAGACGCCCTCATCAGGCTCACTGAGATGGTGCTCACCAGAGACAAATGA
- the LOC117754195 gene encoding protein adenylyltransferase SelO-like, whose translation MWSIYRLLVFALAAASGVTPVHLLVFCPSAGPDCHSDDDAASTSGPSQRAVKSRWNVNVSELIQDLDQFRVSCTKLLEAFPIDEVSGNFVHTVKNCIFSKSIPTPLKGPLSLAAVSKDVIEGILDLDVAVTQSDEFRLYASGGRLLSGSEPLAHRYGGHQFGYWAGQLGDGRAHFLGQYSNRKGEIWELQLKGSGKTPYSRSGDGRAVIRSSVREFLCSEAMHFLGVPTSRAASLIVSEEPVFRDKFYNGNVKTERGAVVLRLAKSWFRIGSLEILAQSGETDLLRKLLNFVIDEHFPSISSNDPDKYLVFYSTVVNETAHLIGQWMSVGFAHGVCNTDNFSLLSITIDYGPFGFMESYNPNFIPNTSDDEGRYRIGAQADVGLFNLEKLLSALSPVFTHKQQEEAKIILKGFVNIYQMRIHQIFKAKLGLLGEEEEDSYLIPFLLQMMEDTESDFTMTFRQLSEVSHLQLHNRNFAQMWALDDLSTHQHFSDWLNMYLLRISRQQNDGDVNRQNRMKNVNPRYVLRNWMAESAIRKAEMNDFSEVELLHHILSSPFVTQETAEEAGYAARPPSWAQRLKVSCSS comes from the exons ATGTGGAGTATCTACAGACTTCTAGTCTTTGCTCTGGCTGCAGCATCAGGTGTCACTCCTGTTCATCTCCTGGTGTTCTGTCCCAGCGCTGGACCCGACTGTCACAGCGATGACGACGCAGCATCAACCAGCGGGCCATCCCAACGCGCTGTCAAATCCAGGTGGAACGTGAATGTTTCAGAGCTCATTCAGGACCTGGACCAGTTCAGAGTGTCCTGTACGAAGCTACTCG AAGCGTTCCCAATCGATGAGGTCAGCGGAAACTTTGTTCACACGGTGAAGAACTGCATATTTTCCAAATCCATCCCGACTCCACTGAAAGGGCCTCTGAGCCTGGCAGCCGTTTCTAAG GATGTCATCGAGGGGATCTTAGATCTGGATGTGGCTGTAACACAGTCCGATGAGTTCCGGCTTTATGCCAGCGGGGGCAGACTGCTGTCAGGATCTGAACCTCTTGCGCACAGATACGGGGGTCACCAG TTTGGTTACTGGGCAGGTCAGCTGGGTGACGGTCGAGCACATTTCCTTGGTCAGTATTCCAACAG GAAGGGAGAAATATGGGAACTGCAGCTTAAAGGCTCTGGAAAAACTCCATATTCAAG GTCAGGAGATGGTCGAGCTGTGATCCGCTCGTCTGTCAGGGAGTTCCTGTGCAGCGAGGCGATGCATTTCCTGGGTGTTCCCACCAGCAGAGCTGCCAG TCTAATTGTAAGTGAGGAGCCGGTGTTCAGGGATAAGTTCTACAATGGCAAcgtgaagacagagagag GAGCTGTTGTTCTCCGTTTAGCAAAGTCCTGGTTTCGGATTGGATCGTTGGAAATTTTGGCTCAAAGTGGAGAGACGGATCTTCTGAG GAAGCTGCTGAACTTTGTGATTGATGAACATTTCCCTTCTATCAGTTCAAATGACCCTGATAAATATTTG GTGTTTTATTCCACGGTTGTAAATGAAACAGCACATCTGATTGGCCAGTGGATGTCTGTTGGGTTTGCACATG GTGTGTGCAACACAGACAACTTCAGTCTCCTGTCCATCACCATCGACTATGGACCGTTTGGCTTCATGGAGTCCTATAACCCCA ATTTCATCCCCAACACGTCGGATGATGAGGGCAGGTACAGAATAGGAGCTCAGGCTGATGTCGGACTGTTCAACCTGGAGAAGCTCCTCAGTGCTCTGAGTCCTGTGTTTACACATAAACAGCAGGAAGA aGCTAAAATCATCTTAAAaggatttgtgaatatttacCAGATGAG GATTCACCAGATATTTAAAGCCAAACTGGGGCTTCttggtgaagaggaagaagatagTTACCTTATTCCCTTCCTGCTTCAG ATGATGGAGGACACGGAGTCAGACTTCACCATGACCTTCAGACAACTCAGTGAAGTTTCacacctgcagctgcacaaCAGGAACTTCGCACAG atgtGGGCTCTTGATGATTTATCAACGCATCAGCActtctctgattggctcaaCATGTACCTCCTCCGCATCAGCAG ACAACAAAATGATGGTGATGTGAATCGTCAAAACAGAATGAAAA ATGTGAATCCCAGATACGTGCTGAGGAACTGGATGGCAGAGTCGGCCATAAGAAAAGCTGAGATGAACGATTTCTCTGAG GTAGAGCTGCTGCACCACATCCTGTCCTCTCCCTTTGTTACACAAGAGACTGCAGAGGAGGCGGGCTATGCAGCAAGACCTCCTTCGTGGGCtcagaggttaaaggtcagcTGCTCCTCATGA